GCAAGAAATTGCACACCGGTCGGAGTCGTAACGACCAGGTGGGGACCGATTTGCGGCTTTGGCTCAGGCGTCGTTTGGATGAGCTTGAACAGCATTTGCTTGGCTTTCAGCGTGCCTTGCTTGACCAGGCGAACCTTCACAGCAACACCCTGATTCCTGGCTACACGCATCTGCAGCGTGCCCAGCCTCTGTGCCTCGCTCACCATCTTCTTGCTTACGTGGAGATGGTGGAGAGGGATCGGCAGCGGATGGCGGACTTGCGCAAACGGCTGAATCTCTCCCCTTTGGGTGCCGCAGCTTTGGCGGGCACTCCGGTACCGATCGATCGCAGGAGCACCGCGTCGGCCCTTGGCTTCGATGGCATCTATGCCAACAGCTTGGATGCGGTGAGTGATCGTGATTTCACGGTGGAATTTTCGGCCGCGGCCTCCCTGGTGATGGTGCATCTCAGTCGTCTTGCTGAGGAGGTGATTTTTTGGGCGTCAGAGGAATGTGGCTTTGTACGGCTCACCGATCGCTGTGCAACGGGCAGCAGCTTGATGCCGCAGAAAAAAAACCCTGATGTTCCTGAATTGGTGCGTGGCAAATGCGGGCGGGTGTTCGGCCACTTACAAGGCCTGCTCACGATGATTAAGGGCTTGCCACTGGCCTACAACAAAGATTTTCAGGAGGACAAAGAGGCGCTTTTTGATGTGGTGGCGACCACATCGCAATGCCTTGAGGCGATGACGATTTTGCTTCAGGAAGGCTTGAGTTTCAGGACCGAACGCCTTGAGGCGGCTGTTGCTGCGGACTATTCCAATGCCACGGATGTGGCCGACTATCTCGTGGCGAAGCAGGTTCCTTTTCGAGAGGCCTATCAATTGGTTGGTGCTGTCGTGAAACATTGCCTTCAGGAAGGCGTGCTGCTTCGCGAACTGACGCTGGAGCGTTGGCAGCAGTTTCACCCTGCGATCGAGGCTGATTTGTTTGAGGCGTTAACACCTCGCAATGTGGTGGCAGCGCGAACCAGCGAAGGGGGAACAGGTTTCGACCGCGTCAACGAACAGCTGGCGATTTGGAACCAACGCTTTGGGCTTGCGAATTAGGTTGTTTGATTGGTGATCATTCGGCTGAGATCGGACTACGCTGAAGGAGCCAGAGATTCAATGATCTTCTTTAGGTCCATGAATTTTGGCCCTTTGATCCCATTGGCCCCTCTTAACTTCGGTCCATCAGATAAGTGAGCATTTTTGTCGGCAATCTTCCGTTCCGCGCTGAGCAGGAAGACATCATTGAATTGTTTTCCACCTATGGAGAGGTCACGAATTGTGCCCTCCCCCTAGAGCGCGACACCGGTCGCAAACGCGGCTTTGCATTTGTCGAAATGAGCGACGAAGCGGCCGAAGCATCTGCCATCGAGGCGCTTCAAGGTGCTGAATTGATGGGTCGTCCCCTGCGCATCAACAAAGCAGAGCCTCGTGGCAGTGCCCCCCGTCGCGATTTTGGTGGTGGCGGTGGCAACTACGGCGGTGGTGGCGGTGGTGAGCGTCGCTCTGGTGCGAGTGGCTGGGAAGATCGCAGCTATGGCAGTGGAGCTCCTCCAGCTGGCGGCAGTGCCTACGACGATGGCCGTACCCGTCGTCGCCGTGGCGGAGCTAACGACAACAGTGGATATGGCGGCGCCGAAGGCTGACTTCGCTGTCATGGCTGCTTAGAGCCCGGCATCGAGCAGCTCCTGAGCTGCAGCCTCAATGATTTCAACTCCAGCACCAGCTTTTTGCGCTTTGCTGCTGAGGTTGTTCCGCCAATTCCTGGCTCCTGGGACTGCTTCCACAACCTGGACGAGATGCCGGCATAGATCCCACAGTCTTCCTCCTCGCTGAAGATGACGTTCGGCATGGGGAATCAGCCCAAGCACGACATCGGAGGCCAACACTTGGCGTGGCACCGCGCCGTAGATCAAGCTGTCGATATCGCGCCAGCGCAGTGGGTGGGCATAAGCAGCCCGTCCGACCATCGCCCCATCGCAGTGCTTTAAGGCCTTGAGGCAATCCTCAGGGGTATCGAGGCCACCATTCAATTCAATGGTGAGATCGGGTCTGGATTCCTTTAAAGCAATCACGCGATCATGCTGAAGAGCAGGAATCGTGCGGTTTTGCTTGGGATCTAATCCTTCCAGCCATGCCTTGCGGGCATGTACGGAAAAGCGTAAGGCTCCGGCTTCAGCCACTTGGTCAACAAACTGTCTGAGCAGGTCATCACTGTCGAGATCATCAATACCAACGCGATGTTTCACGGTGACTGGAAGCGATGATGCCGCCACCATGGCCTCCACACAACGCGCCACGGTTTGCGGCTCTGCCATCAAACAAGCTCCAAAATTCCCGGCTTGCACCCTTGGACTCGGGCAGCCCACATTGAGGTTGATCTCGTCGTACCCCCAATCAGCTGCCATCCGGGCGGCGTCGGCCAGTACTACAGGATCATCGCCTCCCACCTGCAGCGCTAGGGGATGTTCCTCGGGGTCAAAGTCGAGCAGCCGTTCACGGCGCTTGCTGTGGTGGAGAGCTTGGGCTACCACCATTTCGCTGTACAGCAGGCTTTGTTTGCTGATTTGGCGCATCAGCATGCGGAAATGCCGATCCGTGCAATCCAGCATGGGCGCCACACTGAAGCGCCAGGCGGGTTCCCGATCAGGTTTTTGGAGGGAATCCATGCCTCCATGCTGCCTCGCTTTCCGCACCAGGCGCTCTAGAACAAGGAGAGTCTTTAAAAGACGTGCCGATGGGTACTTCGATGCAAAGTTGGTTGTTAAGCCGTCGGTCGATGCTTCTCGCTTCGATTGCTGGGCTGATTGGTGTCATGAAAGTGCCAGAACAGGTTTTGGCGGCTTCTAAGGCTGGTGAATCCGCCTGGGATCTCAGCGATGGCGAATGGAAGAAGCGTCTCTCGCCTGAGGCGTATCAGGTGTTGCGTCAGGAAGGCACCGAACGCCCCTTCACCAGTCCTTTTAATAACGAAAAACGAGAAGGCATGTACCACTGCGCCGGTTGCGACCTGCCCTTGTTTGCTTCCACCGCCAAGTTTGATAGCGGTACCGGTTGGCCCAGTTTTTGGGAGCCGCTTCCGGGCGGTGTGGATACAAAAGTAGATTTCAAATTAATTCTTCCTCGCACTGAATATCACTGCAGCCGCTGCGGTGGGCATCAGGGCCATGTTTTTAATGACGGTCCCCGACCGACGGGTAAGCGCTACTGCAACAACGGAGTCGCCCTGCGTTTCCAACCCACAGCATGACCTAATCGTGATCGGTGGTGGGCCTGCCGGCTTTATGGCAGCGATCACCGCCGCCGAACGAGGAGTTCGAGATGTTCTGATCTTGGAGGCCACCCCTGAAGTGCTCACC
This portion of the Synechococcus sp. ROS8604 genome encodes:
- the argH gene encoding argininosuccinate lyase encodes the protein MAGGVTGGDSATWSDRFEQGLHPAIERFNASIGFDITLLQEDLDGSIAHARMLAQCGVIQEEEANQLVAGLEQVRQEAASGQFQPGLADEDVHFAVERRLIALLGPVGKKLHTGRSRNDQVGTDLRLWLRRRLDELEQHLLGFQRALLDQANLHSNTLIPGYTHLQRAQPLCLAHHLLAYVEMVERDRQRMADLRKRLNLSPLGAAALAGTPVPIDRRSTASALGFDGIYANSLDAVSDRDFTVEFSAAASLVMVHLSRLAEEVIFWASEECGFVRLTDRCATGSSLMPQKKNPDVPELVRGKCGRVFGHLQGLLTMIKGLPLAYNKDFQEDKEALFDVVATTSQCLEAMTILLQEGLSFRTERLEAAVAADYSNATDVADYLVAKQVPFREAYQLVGAVVKHCLQEGVLLRELTLERWQQFHPAIEADLFEALTPRNVVAARTSEGGTGFDRVNEQLAIWNQRFGLAN
- a CDS encoding RNA-binding protein encodes the protein MSIFVGNLPFRAEQEDIIELFSTYGEVTNCALPLERDTGRKRGFAFVEMSDEAAEASAIEALQGAELMGRPLRINKAEPRGSAPRRDFGGGGGNYGGGGGGERRSGASGWEDRSYGSGAPPAGGSAYDDGRTRRRRGGANDNSGYGGAEG
- the dusA gene encoding tRNA dihydrouridine(20/20a) synthase DusA produces the protein MDSLQKPDREPAWRFSVAPMLDCTDRHFRMLMRQISKQSLLYSEMVVAQALHHSKRRERLLDFDPEEHPLALQVGGDDPVVLADAARMAADWGYDEINLNVGCPSPRVQAGNFGACLMAEPQTVARCVEAMVAASSLPVTVKHRVGIDDLDSDDLLRQFVDQVAEAGALRFSVHARKAWLEGLDPKQNRTIPALQHDRVIALKESRPDLTIELNGGLDTPEDCLKALKHCDGAMVGRAAYAHPLRWRDIDSLIYGAVPRQVLASDVVLGLIPHAERHLQRGGRLWDLCRHLVQVVEAVPGARNWRNNLSSKAQKAGAGVEIIEAAAQELLDAGL
- the msrB gene encoding peptide-methionine (R)-S-oxide reductase MsrB — encoded protein: MGTSMQSWLLSRRSMLLASIAGLIGVMKVPEQVLAASKAGESAWDLSDGEWKKRLSPEAYQVLRQEGTERPFTSPFNNEKREGMYHCAGCDLPLFASTAKFDSGTGWPSFWEPLPGGVDTKVDFKLILPRTEYHCSRCGGHQGHVFNDGPRPTGKRYCNNGVALRFQPTA